In a single window of the Aphis gossypii isolate Hap1 unplaced genomic scaffold, ASM2018417v2 Contig00469, whole genome shotgun sequence genome:
- the LOC126554342 gene encoding uncharacterized protein LOC126554342, whose translation MVDGKVCNSMTNTSSQKCFICGSSPKEMNNIKNVISFNVNHESLRFGLSTLHAWIRFFECLLHVSYRLEIKKWAVRLAVHKLQFSKKKKYVQDRFRAELGLLVDVVLQGKGNTNDGNTARRFFSNPEISSEITGINLNLIRRFKNILTAISCGHEINAEAFNSYALDTANLFVDLYPWYYMPASVHKILIHGADVIRFAILPIGKLSEDAQESRNKDYKTIREHHTRKDTRQHTNEDLLNMLLVSSDQYISSIRIIPNKTNQDISDEVRSLLLINDSLDNIESDLNDSFSEMDI comes from the exons ATGGTAGATGGaaag GTCTGCAATTCTATGACTAATACATCGAgtcaaaaatgtttcatttgtGGATCATCTCCAAaagaaatgaataatattaaaaatgtaatttcgtTTAATGTCAACCACGAGTCTTTAAGATTTGGATTGTCCACACTACATGCGTGGATACGATTTTTTGAGTGCTTGCTGCATGTTTCGTATcgattagaaataaaaaaatgggcG gtaagaTTAGCAGTTCACAAACTTCaatttagcaaaaaaaaaaaatatgttcaagaCAGATTTCGTGCAGAATTAGGTCTATTAGTCGATGTAGTTTTGCAAG GAAAAGGGAACACGAACGATGGTAATACTGCTAGAAGATTTTTCTCTAATCCAGAAATAAGTAGTGAAATAAcgggtattaatttaaatttaatcagacgttttaaaaatatattgactgCAATTTCATGTGGACATGAAATAAATGCAGAGGCATTTAATTCATACGCATTGGACACtgcaaatttatttgttgatcTTTACCCGTGGTACTACATGCCTGCAAGCGTccacaaaattttaatacatggtGCTGATGTAATACGATTTGCGATTCTTCCAattg GTAAACTTTCTGAAGATGCGCAAGAATCAAGAAACAAAGATTACAAAACAATTAGGGAACACCATACTAGAAAAGATACTAGACAACACACCAATgaggatttattaaatatgctaCTGGTTTCATCCGACCAATACATTTCCTCGATTAGAATTATACCAAATAAGACTAACCAAGACATCTCAGACGAAGTTAGAtcgctattattaataaatgatagttTAGACAACATAGAAAGTGACTTGAATGATTCATTTTCAGAAATGgacatctaa
- the LOC126554341 gene encoding uncharacterized protein LOC126554341 gives MKHGEFFYKSNGSKNGVHYYICSSPNVVCKATLKRKSDGTFVLGKAHTHEMSTNAEKITKTDFRKVLVDRAVVETTQLKVIYDEEAIRNPDAAILYPWPTAESSMRCARRKNVPAIPVTLNALGEMLDENQNLFKCNDHPFFQESIVDDHGKCHIMFACPEVINEVVLNGGIEMHADATFKVVPSMPKCYQLFNIHMIIQNHSIPVCYVLMESKTQVAYQKVITHFKTIFPNIQPSKIMTDYEIGLRNAFTNVYPNAEIVACWFHYVQSLWKNIKKLNYTIYIRDNAVAKMCLKMVMVLALLPANEIDLGFQEIKNHARINNINLTRFFNYYSRHWLIRIGPNTFSVHGQARRTNNNIESFHNTLKDKFQVCHPNLWKVLGHLSDSSKVQHIVIEQLARGMQVTRSIKPKYILNSKRIKMANEQLTLGIITRKEFLIKCSYAVDGYISREGNWTRYFENIDGNEVETSSEDENAALPLIPVQQVPLNEENIDYDQNEQINEIENSDSNVSAFSIVLRPERREAVVSNEPIVNEELPNRAIINENPEPEEHNWDERDFLVPEDLALEMWQEVYGRDEPLDIPYVQVNRNYQEGILNNEVVCVVCRDSLRTHALIPCGHKVLCEECVNQLLDKRCPICNTEYTLAIRIWE, from the exons atgaagcatggtgaatttttttataaatctaatgGCTCAAAAAACGGTGTTca ttattacatcTGCTCCAGTCCAAATGTGGTTTGCAAAGCcacattaaaaagaaaaagtgaTGGAACATTTGTGTTGGGTAAGGCACATACCCATGAAATGAGTACTAACGCGGAAAAGATCACAAAAACCGATTTTAGGAAGGTCCTAGTTGACAGAGCTGTTGTTGAAACTACCCAACTCAAAGTAATCTACGACGAAGAAGCTATCAG aaATCCAGATGCCGCTATTCTTTATCCTTGGCCAACAGCTGAATCATCAATGCGTTGTGCAAGACGCAAAAATGTTCCAGCAATACCAGTTACGTTAAATGCACTTGGAGAAATGTTGGATGaaaatcagaatttatttaaatgcaacGACCATCCATTTTTCCAAGAGAGCATAGTTGACGACCATGGTAAATGCCATATAATGTTTGCTTGCCCAGAGGTCATTAATGAAGTAGTTTTGAACGGAGGAATAGAAATGCATGCTGATGCTACTTTTAAAGTAGTGCCGTCTATGCCTAAGTGCTATCAGCTATTTAATATCCATATGATTATTCAGAACCAC TCAATTCCTGTTTGCTACGTGTTAATGGAAAGTAAAACCCAAGTGGCATATCAAAAGGTCATAAcccattttaaaacaatatttccaAATATTCAGCCATCAAAAATAATGACGGATTACGAAATTGGTTTGAGAAATGCGTTTACAAATGTGTATCCCAATGCAGAAATAGTTGCATGTTGGTTTCATTATGTACAG agtttatggaaaaatattaaaaaactaaactatactatatatataagagaCAACGCAGTTGCTAAAATGTGCCTTAAAATGGTAATGGTACTCGCACTGCTTCCTGCAAATGAGATTGATTTGGGATTCcaggaaataaaaaatcacgcaagaattaataacattaatctaACAaggtttttcaattattattctcg tcattGGCTTATTCGGATAGGACCTAATACTTTTTCTGTACATGGCCAAGCTCGACgcactaataacaatatagaaagctttcataatacattaaaagataaatttcaAGTGTGTCATCCAAATCTATGGAAAGTATTAG GTCATTTAAGTGACTCCAGTAAAGTACaacatattgttattgaaCAACTGGCAAGAGGAATGCAAGTCACGCGATCAATAaaacctaaatatatattgaattccAAACGAATCAAAATGGCAAATGAACAACTAACCCTTGGTATAATTACTagaaaagaatttttaataaaatgttcttatGCAGTTGACGGTTACATTTCAAGAGAGGGAAATTGGAcaagatattttgaaaatattg atggtAATGAAGTTGAAACTTCTTCTGAAGATGAAAATGCTGCACTACCGTTAATTCCAGTACAGCAAGTTCCACTCAATGAAGAAAACATAG ATTATGACCAGAACgaacaaataaatgaaattgagAACAGCGATTCTAATGTTAGTGCTTTTTCAATTGTGTTAAGACCTGAAAGAAGGGAAGCAGTGGTATCTAATGAACCTATTGTGAATgaag AGCTTCCTAACAGagctataattaatgaaaacccTGAGCCAGAAGAACATAACt GGGATGAACGTGATTTTCTTGTTCCTGAAGATTTAGCGTTAGAAATGTGGCAGGAAGTGTATGGTAGGGATGAACCCCTGGATATTCCATATGTCCAAGTTAATCGTAACTATCAAGAAGGAATTCTGAATAATGAAGTAGTTTGTGTCGTGTGTAGAGATAGTTTAAGAACACACGCACTAATACCTTGTGGTCACAAAGTACTGTGTGAAGAATGCGTCAACCAGCTACTCGATAAACGTTGTCCCATTTGCAATACTGAGTATACTTTAGCTATTCGCATCTGGGAatag